DNA from Thermostichus vulcanus str. 'Rupite':
GCTCCAGGAGGCAACCTAGGCACGGGATCCCGTTGGATAGGCCAGGATCCGCTCAAATGGATTCAATCGGGCATGAGGGCGTGGACGCGCTTGCCACCGTTGGGATACAAGAGGGCACGCTTGGGGCCGTGGATCGGGTCTTCAACGATGATCGTCTGATCGCGGCTGGCCCCTAAAGACACGATGGCGATCGGCACCTGCATCAACTGCGCCAAAAACTTTAGGTAGTCATGAGCTTCAGGAGGCAGTTCTTCAATAGAGCGGCAACCTTTTGTCGAACATTTCCAGCCGGGCAAGGTTTCGTAAATCGGTCGGCACTGGGCAAAGACACGGGCATCGCTGGGAAAGTGACGAATTTCTTGGCCGTTGCACTCGTAGGCGACGCACACCTTGATTTGATCCAAGCCATCCAGCACATCCAACTTGGTGATAGCCAGACAATCTAAGCCATTGACCCGCACCGCATAGCGCCCGATCACCCCATCAAACCAGCCACAACGCCGTTGCCGCCCGGTGGTGGTGCCAAATTCGGCTCCGGTGGCACCCAGATAAGCCCCAGTTTCATCCTTCAGCTCGGTGGGGAACGGGCCTTCTCCCACACGGGTGGTATAAGCTTTGGCTACCCCGATCACCCGATCAATACTGGTGGGGCCAATTCCTGCCCCAATGCAGGCGCCGCCAGCAACAGGATGGGAAGAGGTGACGTAGGGGTAAGTCCCGTAATCCAGATCCAGCAGCGTGCCCTGTGCCCCTTCAAACAAAATGTTTTCCCGCTCTTGAATGGCTTCGGTCAGGAGCAAGGCGGCATCGGTTACATAAGGGCGCAGTCGTTCGGCATAGGCCAGGTATTGCTCGATGATCGGCTCCGGATCCAGGGGTGGCAGGTTGTAGATTTTCTCCAGCAGGACATTTTTGTAGGGAATGGCCCAACTGAGGCGCTCCCGCAACTGGTCGGGATACATCAAATCCACAACGCGAATGCCCATGCGCTCAGCTTTGTCGGCATAGGTGGGGCCGATCCCTCGTCCGGTGGTGCCCAACTTGTAAATGCCGCGCCGTTCCTCTTCCGCTAGATCGATGACGCGATGGTAGGGCAGGGTGACATGGGCCGTTTCCGCAATAAACAGGTTGTCGGTGGAAATGCCCAATTGATGCAGTTGGTCGATCTCCCCAATCAGCACTTGTGGATCGATAACCGTGCCACTGGCGATGATGCAGCGTTTATCGGGGTAGAGAATGCCGGAAGGGATCAAGTGCAGTTTGAAGGTTTGACCCGCTACCACCAGGGTATGACCTGCATTCACTCCTCCTTGATAGCGGACGACCACATGGGCTTTTTCGCTCAACAGATCCGTGATCTTGCCTTTCCCTTCGTCGCCCCACTGGGCACCGACAACCACAACGTTTGCCAAGAGCTTCTCCAGTCCGTAGACGGCACAAAAAATCCCCTT
Protein-coding regions in this window:
- a CDS encoding adenylosuccinate synthase, producing the protein MANVVVVGAQWGDEGKGKITDLLSEKAHVVVRYQGGVNAGHTLVVAGQTFKLHLIPSGILYPDKRCIIASGTVIDPQVLIGEIDQLHQLGISTDNLFIAETAHVTLPYHRVIDLAEEERRGIYKLGTTGRGIGPTYADKAERMGIRVVDLMYPDQLRERLSWAIPYKNVLLEKIYNLPPLDPEPIIEQYLAYAERLRPYVTDAALLLTEAIQERENILFEGAQGTLLDLDYGTYPYVTSSHPVAGGACIGAGIGPTSIDRVIGVAKAYTTRVGEGPFPTELKDETGAYLGATGAEFGTTTGRQRRCGWFDGVIGRYAVRVNGLDCLAITKLDVLDGLDQIKVCVAYECNGQEIRHFPSDARVFAQCRPIYETLPGWKCSTKGCRSIEELPPEAHDYLKFLAQLMQVPIAIVSLGASRDQTIIVEDPIHGPKRALLYPNGGKRVHALMPD